A section of the Saliniramus fredricksonii genome encodes:
- a CDS encoding retropepsin-like aspartic protease family protein codes for MPGAIGFGILLVGLAILVFTFGERDILGMTPDQFARVTALSALLLLLSGSVFGRYRGRLSDAFRAVVIWVTMIIALMAIYTYRFELETVVSRVLGEAAPGMTRVTEPGEVMVTRGGTGGFVLDGAANGASMRFIFDTGADVVVITMDDARRIGYEADDLRFVVPVVTANGRTMTAPITLDRLTIGDITQRRVRALVARPEALSHNLLGMSYLDGLASYEVRGNQLILRGR; via the coding sequence ATGCCCGGCGCGATCGGTTTCGGCATTCTCCTCGTCGGACTCGCGATCCTCGTCTTCACGTTCGGCGAGCGCGATATCCTGGGGATGACGCCGGACCAGTTCGCCCGCGTGACGGCGCTGTCGGCGCTGCTGCTGCTGCTCTCCGGGTCAGTCTTCGGACGCTATCGCGGACGGTTGTCGGATGCGTTTCGCGCCGTCGTGATCTGGGTCACGATGATCATCGCCCTGATGGCGATCTACACCTACCGTTTCGAGCTCGAGACGGTGGTCAGCCGTGTGCTCGGTGAGGCCGCGCCGGGCATGACGCGGGTGACAGAGCCCGGCGAGGTGATGGTGACGCGTGGCGGGACCGGCGGATTCGTGCTCGACGGGGCAGCGAACGGGGCTTCCATGCGCTTCATCTTCGATACCGGCGCGGATGTGGTGGTGATCACCATGGATGATGCGCGGCGTATCGGATACGAAGCGGATGATCTGCGCTTCGTCGTGCCGGTCGTTACCGCCAACGGGCGCACCATGACGGCGCCGATCACCCTCGACAGACTGACCATCGGCGACATCACGCAGCGCCGTGTGCGCGCCCTGGTCGCCCGGCCCGAAGCATTGTCGCACAATCTTCTGGGCATGAGTTACCTCGACGGGCTCGCCTCCTATGAGGTGCGCGGCAACCAGTTGATCCTGCGCGGGCGCTAG
- the mgtE gene encoding magnesium transporter, whose translation MTKNQALLDLEIDRNVLADDETLAIVAQALRTCLRDGDKKTLRAFLDSQEPADIATILDTLEAAEALAAMRHVDLYEQAQIFGYLDPEYQIELSDLMGRRELARLMSAMSHDERVDLFKNLDPVAREAVLPGLAKAERDDLRKLASYPEDTAGSIMTSDYATLTPDMTAKEAIEALRNQALDAETVYQAYIIDEERQLVGVISLRDLIVARANARVRNLMDTNPVFIRAEADREEAAQIISRYDLIALPVINGGDKLVGIVTQDDAMDVQEQEATTDFHKVGTVSGLKANVRDASIFVLYRARIVWLVLLVFGNIFSGAGIAFFEDTIAAHLALLFFLPLLIASGGNAGAQSATLMVRALATGDVRMSDWASVLGREFATALLLGLTMAAAVSLIGVLRAGPDIALVVALSMVAIVLVGAMIGMSLPFVLSRLKLDPATASAPLVTSIADVTGVLIYFTIATQVLAMQAT comes from the coding sequence ATGACGAAAAACCAGGCTCTTCTCGATCTCGAGATCGATCGCAACGTCCTCGCGGACGACGAAACCCTCGCTATCGTGGCGCAGGCGCTGCGCACCTGTCTCAGGGACGGCGACAAGAAGACATTGCGGGCCTTCCTCGACTCGCAGGAACCGGCGGATATCGCCACCATCCTCGACACGCTCGAAGCCGCAGAGGCGCTCGCCGCCATGCGCCATGTCGATCTGTATGAACAGGCGCAGATCTTCGGCTATCTGGATCCCGAATACCAGATCGAGCTCTCCGATCTCATGGGCCGACGCGAATTGGCACGGCTGATGAGCGCGATGAGCCATGACGAGCGCGTCGATCTGTTCAAGAATCTTGACCCCGTGGCCCGGGAAGCCGTGCTGCCCGGCCTCGCCAAGGCCGAGCGTGACGATCTGCGCAAGCTCGCTTCCTATCCGGAGGACACGGCGGGCTCGATCATGACCTCGGACTACGCCACCCTGACGCCCGACATGACGGCCAAGGAGGCGATCGAGGCCCTGCGCAACCAGGCGCTCGATGCCGAAACGGTTTATCAGGCCTATATCATCGACGAAGAGCGCCAGCTTGTCGGCGTGATCAGCCTGCGCGACCTGATCGTGGCGCGGGCCAATGCGCGCGTGCGCAATCTGATGGATACCAATCCGGTCTTCATCCGGGCCGAGGCGGATCGCGAGGAAGCCGCCCAGATCATCTCCCGCTACGACCTGATCGCCCTGCCGGTGATCAACGGCGGCGACAAACTCGTCGGCATCGTCACCCAGGACGACGCCATGGACGTGCAGGAACAGGAAGCCACCACCGACTTCCACAAGGTCGGTACGGTGTCCGGGCTGAAGGCGAATGTGCGCGATGCGAGCATCTTCGTGCTCTATCGCGCGCGCATCGTCTGGCTGGTGCTGCTCGTTTTCGGCAACATCTTCTCCGGCGCCGGCATCGCCTTCTTCGAGGATACCATCGCGGCGCATCTCGCGCTTCTGTTCTTCCTGCCGCTGCTGATCGCCTCGGGCGGCAATGCCGGTGCGCAATCCGCGACGCTGATGGTGCGGGCGCTGGCGACGGGCGATGTGCGGATGAGCGACTGGGCCTCCGTGCTCGGGCGCGAATTCGCCACCGCGCTCCTGCTCGGGCTGACCATGGCCGCTGCGGTCTCCCTGATCGGGGTGCTGCGGGCCGGGCCCGACATCGCTCTCGTCGTGGCCTTGTCGATGGTGGCGATCGTGCTGGTCGGCGCGATGATCGGCATGTCCCTGCCCTTCGTGCTCTCCCGTCTCAAGCTCGATCCCGCCACCGCGAGCGCGCCACTGGTGACCTCGATCGCGGACGTGACCGGGGTGTTGATCTATTTCACCATCGCGACGCAGGTCCTGGCGATGCAGGCGACGTAA
- a CDS encoding DUF1289 domain-containing protein → MSSASSPCIKVCLIDDETGLCEGCGRTRHEIAGWGRLSETERLGIMAGLEARMRKAFLGEDASVEQEPGSARRDG, encoded by the coding sequence ATGTCATCTGCTTCTTCTCCCTGCATCAAGGTCTGCCTGATCGACGACGAAACCGGTCTGTGCGAGGGCTGCGGACGCACGCGCCACGAGATCGCAGGCTGGGGGCGCCTCTCGGAGACAGAGCGTCTTGGTATCATGGCCGGGCTGGAAGCGCGCATGCGCAAGGCCTTTCTGGGTGAAGATGCAAGCGTAGAGCAGGAGCCGGGCAGCGCAAGGCGGGATGGCTGA
- a CDS encoding L,D-transpeptidase yields the protein MIASRALKGLARIATARLSLLAALGLLVAACQPHEPNPAIQADTGHLNAWYSGLMADDPYDVPLVNKALLDRKFHRQRVDYPGREAPGTIVVDIDNRFLYLVEDGGKAMRYGIGVGRNGFAWRGDARIARTGVWPNWSPTDNMRRIDPSLPVHMEGGIENPLGARALYLYQGSRDTLFRIHGTNEPWSIGEAVSSGCVRLLNEDIVDLYNRVQVGARVTVRRGGLGA from the coding sequence ATGATCGCTTCACGTGCCCTGAAGGGCCTCGCCCGGATCGCCACCGCGCGCCTCTCCCTGCTCGCCGCCCTCGGCCTTCTGGTCGCGGCCTGCCAGCCGCATGAGCCCAACCCGGCGATCCAGGCCGATACGGGTCATCTCAATGCCTGGTATTCCGGCCTGATGGCGGATGATCCCTATGACGTGCCTCTGGTCAACAAGGCGTTGCTTGATCGTAAATTCCACCGCCAGCGCGTGGATTATCCGGGCCGCGAAGCGCCGGGCACGATCGTGGTCGATATCGACAATCGCTTCCTCTATCTCGTCGAGGATGGCGGCAAGGCCATGCGTTACGGCATCGGCGTCGGCCGCAACGGCTTCGCCTGGCGCGGCGATGCCCGCATCGCACGCACCGGCGTGTGGCCGAACTGGAGCCCGACCGACAACATGCGCCGGATCGATCCGTCGCTGCCCGTGCATATGGAAGGCGGAATCGAGAATCCGCTCGGCGCCCGCGCGCTCTATCTGTATCAGGGCAGCCGCGACACGCTGTTTCGCATTCACGGCACCAACGAGCCCTGGTCGATCGGCGAGGCGGTCTCCTCGGGCTGCGTGCGCCTTCTCAACGAAGACATCGTCGATCTCTACAACCGCGTGCAAGTCGGCGCGCGCGTGACGGTACGGCGCGGCGGTCTCGGGGCGTAA
- a CDS encoding AMP-binding protein: MTGDAPAFTGTAGTRRHLFQALVDAKRAFGGKTVILEDAQRQPLTYSRLVIGARALGRKLVADTQPGERIGVFLPSVQATAVTFFGLHAFARVPAMLNFTAGPANLKAACEIAAIGTIVTSRKFIDEGKLDDALAAIAPGRRVIYLEDIRGQVSSLDKARAAAESLFAGALAKRTGPTPDDEGVILFTSGSEGRPKAVVLSHANLLSNAGQVMQHAEGVLSRDDIFFNPLPVFHSFGLTAGLILPVIHGIRAFLYPSPLHYKQVPRLIESAKATFLLATDTFLQGYARAAGDVDMSSVRYIVAGAERVREETQRLWKRYDAMILEGYGATECAPVIACNLPQRHRHGSVGPFLPGIRWKLTPVEGIKRGGRLSIAGPNVMAGYIDPDDPTRLIPPEDGWHDTGDIILIEDGFVTIRGRAKRFAKIGGEMISLAAVETMIQELWPDDTHVVVALADERKGEQLILVTEKADADREAVVEHGRDKGFSDLWLPRAVLVAQIPVLGSGKIDYAGTEALAAKLRAMM; this comes from the coding sequence ATGACCGGCGACGCCCCGGCTTTCACCGGCACCGCTGGCACGCGCCGGCATCTGTTTCAGGCGCTGGTCGACGCGAAACGCGCCTTTGGCGGCAAGACCGTCATCCTCGAAGACGCCCAGCGCCAGCCACTGACCTATAGCCGCCTCGTGATCGGCGCCCGCGCCCTCGGGCGCAAGCTCGTTGCGGATACGCAACCGGGCGAGCGGATCGGCGTGTTCCTGCCCAGTGTGCAGGCCACGGCCGTCACCTTCTTCGGCCTGCATGCCTTTGCCCGTGTGCCGGCGATGCTGAACTTCACCGCCGGCCCCGCCAATCTGAAAGCCGCCTGCGAGATCGCCGCGATCGGCACCATCGTCACGTCGCGCAAGTTCATCGACGAAGGCAAGCTCGACGATGCCCTCGCGGCGATCGCGCCGGGGCGGCGGGTGATCTATCTTGAAGACATACGCGGTCAGGTCAGCAGCCTCGACAAGGCGCGCGCGGCAGCCGAGAGCCTGTTCGCCGGAGCGCTGGCGAAGCGAACCGGGCCGACCCCGGATGACGAGGGGGTGATCCTCTTCACGTCGGGCTCCGAGGGCAGGCCGAAGGCCGTCGTGCTCTCGCATGCCAATCTTCTGTCGAATGCGGGCCAGGTGATGCAGCATGCCGAAGGCGTGCTCAGCCGGGACGATATCTTCTTCAACCCGCTGCCGGTGTTCCATTCCTTCGGCCTGACGGCGGGACTGATCCTGCCCGTGATCCACGGCATCCGCGCCTTCCTTTATCCGAGCCCGCTGCATTACAAGCAGGTGCCCAGGCTGATCGAGAGCGCGAAGGCGACCTTCCTGCTCGCCACGGACACGTTCCTGCAGGGCTATGCCCGCGCCGCCGGCGATGTCGACATGTCCTCGGTCCGTTATATCGTCGCCGGAGCCGAACGTGTGCGCGAGGAGACACAGCGGCTGTGGAAGCGTTACGACGCGATGATCCTCGAGGGTTACGGCGCGACGGAATGCGCCCCGGTCATCGCCTGCAATCTGCCCCAGCGTCACCGGCACGGCTCGGTCGGGCCCTTCCTGCCGGGCATCCGCTGGAAACTGACGCCCGTGGAGGGCATCAAGCGCGGCGGACGACTTTCGATCGCCGGCCCCAACGTCATGGCCGGCTATATCGATCCGGATGATCCCACGCGGCTGATCCCGCCGGAAGACGGCTGGCACGATACCGGGGACATCATCCTGATCGAGGATGGTTTCGTCACGATTCGCGGGCGGGCCAAGCGCTTCGCCAAGATCGGCGGCGAAATGATCTCGCTCGCCGCCGTCGAGACGATGATCCAGGAATTGTGGCCCGACGACACCCATGTCGTCGTGGCCCTGGCCGACGAGCGCAAGGGCGAGCAGCTGATCCTGGTCACCGAGAAAGCCGATGCCGATCGCGAAGCGGTGGTCGAGCATGGCCGCGACAAGGGCTTTTCCGATCTCTGGCTGCCGCGCGCGGTGCTGGTGGCGCAAATTCCTGTTCTCGGATCAGGCAAGATCGATTATGCCGGAACCGAAGCGTTGGCAGCCAAACTGCGCGCGATGATGTAG
- a CDS encoding pyridoxal-phosphate-dependent aminotransferase family protein has translation MPSIATGRHFLQIPGPTNCPLPVLEAIARPTIDHRGPEFKRLAGTVLEGIRPIFGTCEPVIIFPASGTGAWEAALVNTLSPGDHVLMFETGWFASLWRKLAERLGLKAEILPGDWRGGVDAAAIEARLRADRGHAIKAVCVVHNETSTGVASDIPALRKAIDAAGHPALMMVDTISSLASIEYDHDGWGVDVTVAGSQKGLMLPPGLSFNAVSPKARAASVTARLPRAFWDWEDMIAANASNVFPYTPATNMLQGLKVAIELLQAEGMDNVFARHERAARATRAAVAHWGFETQCADPARHSASLTAVRLPEGHSADALRETILERANMSLGNGLGPLADRVFRIGHLGDFSDASVTGTIAGVELGLKQAGIPHRGGGVEAALGILAGNA, from the coding sequence ATGCCGTCAATTGCCACCGGTCGCCATTTTTTGCAGATTCCCGGACCGACCAATTGTCCGCTGCCCGTGCTGGAAGCAATCGCGCGTCCGACGATCGACCATCGCGGGCCGGAATTCAAGCGCCTCGCCGGGACGGTTCTCGAAGGCATCCGCCCGATCTTCGGCACGTGCGAGCCCGTGATAATCTTTCCCGCCTCGGGTACAGGCGCCTGGGAAGCCGCCCTGGTCAACACGCTCTCGCCGGGCGATCATGTCCTGATGTTCGAGACCGGCTGGTTTGCAAGCCTGTGGCGCAAGCTCGCCGAACGGCTCGGGCTGAAGGCGGAGATCCTGCCGGGCGACTGGCGCGGGGGCGTCGATGCAGCAGCGATCGAGGCGCGGCTGCGCGCGGATCGCGGCCATGCGATCAAGGCGGTCTGCGTGGTGCATAACGAGACCTCGACGGGCGTCGCCTCCGACATACCCGCCCTGCGCAAGGCGATCGATGCTGCGGGCCACCCTGCCCTGATGATGGTGGATACGATCTCCTCGCTCGCATCGATCGAATATGATCACGACGGCTGGGGGGTCGACGTGACCGTGGCGGGCTCGCAGAAGGGGCTGATGCTGCCGCCGGGGCTCTCTTTCAATGCAGTTTCGCCCAAGGCGCGGGCCGCTTCCGTTACGGCGCGGCTGCCGCGCGCCTTCTGGGACTGGGAGGACATGATCGCGGCCAATGCCTCGAACGTGTTCCCCTACACCCCGGCGACGAACATGCTTCAGGGGCTGAAAGTGGCGATCGAACTCCTCCAGGCGGAGGGGATGGACAATGTCTTTGCCCGGCACGAGCGTGCGGCCCGGGCCACCCGCGCCGCCGTGGCGCATTGGGGTTTCGAGACCCAATGCGCCGATCCCGCCCGCCATTCTGCCTCACTGACGGCGGTGCGCCTGCCCGAGGGGCATTCCGCCGACGCCCTGCGCGAGACCATCCTGGAGCGCGCCAACATGTCGCTCGGCAACGGGCTCGGCCCGCTTGCCGATCGCGTCTTCCGGATCGGGCATCTGGGCGATTTCAGCGATGCATCCGTCACCGGCACGATCGCCGGCGTGGAACTCGGCCTGAAACAGGCCGGCATCCCGCATCGTGGCGGCGGTGTCGAGGCGGCGCTCGGCATCCTCGCAGGCAATGCCTGA
- a CDS encoding adenosylcobinamide-GDP ribazoletransferase, translated as MSDESRDREPDRPESGPRALALDLARALRFFSRLPVPALPFERDPHALPDFSRMTRMLPLAGALIALPGALLLLVALALGLPAIPAATLAVAVTLIASGGLHEDGLADCCDALGARGDRDRRLAIMKDSAIGSFGAAGLTLVLIMRVSLVAGIADLAGIAAAAAALVGMAGLSRWIALWLMLRLPPARKSGASASAGRVRARDFVIAGVIAVVLAALLLLSAGHGLFAILLVLLLAGTTVALCQILAHRLIGGQTGDVIGATQQLSEIAALTALLILIPA; from the coding sequence ATGAGTGATGAATCACGCGATCGCGAACCGGATCGGCCCGAATCCGGGCCGCGCGCGCTCGCGCTTGATCTCGCCCGGGCGCTGCGCTTCTTCTCCCGTCTGCCTGTGCCGGCCCTGCCCTTCGAGCGTGATCCGCACGCCTTGCCCGATTTCAGCCGCATGACGCGGATGCTGCCGCTTGCCGGCGCGCTGATCGCCCTGCCCGGGGCGCTGCTGCTGCTCGTCGCCCTCGCTCTCGGCCTGCCGGCGATACCCGCCGCGACACTTGCCGTGGCAGTCACCCTGATCGCCAGCGGCGGCCTGCACGAGGACGGGCTCGCCGATTGCTGCGATGCGCTCGGTGCGCGCGGTGACCGCGATCGCCGGCTTGCGATCATGAAGGATTCGGCCATCGGCAGTTTCGGCGCAGCCGGGCTGACCCTCGTCCTGATCATGCGGGTGAGCCTGGTTGCCGGCATTGCCGATCTCGCCGGCATAGCCGCTGCCGCTGCGGCGCTGGTCGGCATGGCAGGGCTGTCGCGCTGGATCGCCCTGTGGCTGATGCTGCGCCTGCCGCCGGCGCGCAAGAGCGGTGCCTCCGCCTCGGCCGGGCGGGTCCGGGCGCGTGATTTCGTCATTGCCGGCGTGATCGCGGTCGTATTGGCCGCCCTGCTGCTGCTTTCCGCCGGTCACGGCCTGTTTGCCATCCTCCTCGTGCTGCTGCTCGCCGGCACCACCGTCGCGCTCTGTCAGATCCTCGCGCATCGTCTGATCGGGGGACAGACGGGCGATGTCATCGGCGCCACGCAGCAATTGTCCGAAATCGCCGCACTCACCGCCCTCTTGATCCTGATACCCGCCTGA
- a CDS encoding glycoside hydrolase family 65 protein: MSEETLGWVLTYDSYDPDREALHEALCTLGNGYFATRGASPDTADDGTHYPGTYLAGGYNRLTSEVSGRKVENEDLVNLPNWLPLSFCIGEGPWFHIDEVEILSYSQSLDLKRGLLLREIRARDAEGRITRWSEKRLVSMAERHLAALSVTITPENWSGKMQFRSGLDGSVSNNGVARYRQLASQHLDILELDHLGADTLYLRARTNQSRIELAMAARTLVHCEVCDVHPEYETHGSDRRIWQIVTCEAREGAPITAEKVVALHNSRDWAIAEAGLEAKRTLGHAGDFAQLQAAHEIAWRHLWEDCDIELTDGDMAVTELKLRVHIFHCLQTASPHSIDLDVGIPARGWHGEAYRGHIFWDELFIFPFLSLRLPTLTRALLRYRYRRLPEAKRAAREEGFEGAMFPWQSGSNGREETQKLHLNPESGRWNPDNTHRQRHINAAIAFNIWQYYEATDDYEFLTSFGAEMFLEIARFWASIATYNAEIDRYEIKGVMGPDEYHTAYPGIDASAEGGIDNNAYTNVMVAWLMSRTEDVLDAIPTAQAQRLCETMGLSPEERERWYEISRKLRVPFHDDGIISQFEGYDDLEEFDWDGYREKYDDIQRLDRILEAEDDAVNRYKASKQADVLMLFYLFTADELYQIFERLGYPFGPEHLRRNVEYYMARTSHGSTLSGVAHAWVLARSDRPRSWKHFQHTLDSDIADVQGGTTPEGIHTGAMAGTIDLVQRCFVGIDMRGNTLHFDPALPDEIKRIRVRLRYRRQVLDVDVNHDSLVIESRSYSASSIKLAYRGHYRDLAPGETCRFRLIKPDERLRDENRARESRNAAE, from the coding sequence ATGAGCGAAGAGACCCTCGGCTGGGTGCTGACCTACGATTCCTACGATCCCGACCGCGAAGCCCTTCACGAGGCACTGTGTACGCTGGGCAACGGTTATTTCGCCACGCGCGGCGCGAGCCCCGATACCGCCGATGACGGCACGCATTATCCGGGTACCTATCTCGCCGGCGGCTATAACCGCCTGACCAGCGAGGTCTCGGGCCGCAAGGTCGAAAACGAGGATCTCGTCAATCTGCCGAACTGGCTGCCCTTGAGCTTTTGCATCGGCGAGGGGCCATGGTTCCATATCGACGAGGTCGAGATCCTCTCCTACAGCCAATCGCTGGATCTCAAGCGCGGTCTTCTCCTGCGTGAGATCCGGGCACGCGATGCTGAAGGGCGCATCACCCGCTGGAGCGAGAAGCGGCTCGTCTCCATGGCCGAGCGCCATCTTGCGGCGCTCTCGGTCACGATCACGCCGGAAAACTGGTCCGGCAAGATGCAGTTCCGCTCCGGCCTCGACGGCAGTGTCAGCAATAACGGTGTGGCGCGTTACCGCCAGCTGGCCTCGCAGCATCTCGACATTCTCGAGCTCGATCATCTCGGGGCCGACACGCTCTATCTGCGTGCACGCACCAACCAGTCACGTATCGAACTCGCCATGGCGGCGCGCACCCTCGTGCATTGCGAGGTTTGTGACGTGCATCCGGAATATGAAACCCACGGCTCCGACCGGCGGATCTGGCAGATCGTCACCTGTGAGGCGCGCGAAGGCGCGCCGATCACGGCCGAGAAGGTCGTCGCCCTGCACAATTCACGCGACTGGGCGATTGCCGAGGCGGGGCTTGAGGCCAAGCGCACGCTGGGCCATGCCGGTGATTTCGCGCAATTGCAGGCTGCCCACGAAATCGCCTGGCGGCATTTATGGGAAGATTGCGACATCGAGCTCACGGACGGCGACATGGCCGTTACCGAGTTGAAGCTGCGGGTGCACATCTTCCATTGCCTGCAGACCGCCTCACCGCATTCCATCGATCTCGATGTCGGCATCCCCGCGCGCGGCTGGCACGGTGAGGCCTATCGCGGGCATATCTTCTGGGATGAACTCTTCATCTTCCCCTTCCTCAGTCTGCGTCTGCCGACGCTGACGCGCGCGCTGCTGCGCTATCGCTATCGTCGCCTGCCCGAGGCGAAACGGGCGGCGCGCGAGGAAGGCTTCGAAGGCGCGATGTTTCCCTGGCAGAGCGGCTCGAACGGGCGCGAGGAAACGCAGAAGCTGCATCTCAATCCGGAATCCGGCCGCTGGAACCCGGACAATACCCACCGCCAGCGCCATATCAACGCGGCCATCGCCTTCAATATCTGGCAATATTACGAGGCCACCGACGATTACGAATTCCTCACCTCCTTCGGTGCGGAGATGTTTCTGGAAATCGCCCGGTTCTGGGCCTCGATTGCGACATACAATGCGGAAATCGACCGCTACGAGATCAAGGGCGTGATGGGACCGGACGAATACCATACCGCGTATCCCGGCATTGATGCGAGCGCGGAAGGCGGCATCGACAACAACGCCTATACCAATGTCATGGTCGCCTGGCTGATGTCGCGCACCGAGGATGTGCTGGATGCCATTCCCACGGCGCAGGCCCAGCGCCTGTGCGAGACGATGGGCCTGTCGCCCGAAGAGCGTGAGCGCTGGTACGAGATCAGCCGCAAGCTGCGCGTCCCCTTCCACGATGACGGCATCATCAGCCAGTTCGAGGGCTATGACGATCTGGAGGAGTTCGACTGGGACGGCTATCGCGAGAAATACGACGACATCCAGCGCCTCGACCGGATTCTGGAGGCGGAAGACGATGCGGTGAACCGGTACAAGGCTTCGAAACAGGCCGATGTGCTGATGCTGTTCTATCTCTTCACGGCGGATGAACTCTATCAGATCTTCGAGCGGCTGGGTTACCCGTTCGGGCCGGAGCATCTCAGGCGCAATGTCGAATACTACATGGCGCGGACCTCGCACGGCTCGACGCTCAGCGGCGTTGCCCATGCCTGGGTTCTGGCACGCTCCGACCGCCCGCGCTCCTGGAAGCATTTCCAGCACACGCTCGACAGCGACATCGCCGATGTGCAGGGTGGCACCACGCCGGAAGGCATTCACACCGGGGCCATGGCGGGAACGATCGACCTCGTGCAGCGCTGCTTTGTCGGCATCGACATGCGTGGCAACACCCTGCATTTCGACCCGGCCCTGCCTGACGAGATCAAGCGCATCCGGGTCCGCCTGCGCTATCGCCGACAGGTGCTCGATGTCGACGTGAACCACGATTCACTCGTCATCGAGAGCCGATCCTACAGTGCCAGTTCGATCAAGCTCGCCTATCGCGGGCATTACCGCGATCTCGCACCCGGTGAAACCTGTCGCTTCAGGCTGATCAAGCCGGATGAGCGCCTGCGCGACGAGAACCGCGCAAGAGAAAGCCGGAATGCCGCGGAGTGA
- the cobT gene encoding nicotinate-nucleotide--dimethylbenzimidazole phosphoribosyltransferase — translation MSATDNSGHPFDDIRQIVAAMPQADQQAVAAVRARNGELTKPAGSLGRLEWLVEWLAAWQAKEKPVIARPLVAVFAGSHGVTAQGVSAFPDAVNQQMLGNFANGGAAINQICAAYGLGFKVFDLAVDMPTRDITREPAMGDKDAVATMAFGMEAIAGGTDLLGIGEMGIGNTTIAAAIFTALYGGEAAHWVGRGTGVDDAGLERKVAAVEAAIALHRDHLDDPLAVLARLGGREIAAMAGAILAARSERVPVVVDGYVATAAAAILHAIDPRALDHCVFGHLSAEGAHRDVLERLGKVPLLALDMRLGEGSGAAMAMGLIKAAAHCHAGMATFAEAAVAQKLD, via the coding sequence ATGAGCGCGACCGACAATTCCGGCCATCCCTTCGACGATATCCGCCAGATCGTGGCCGCGATGCCTCAGGCGGATCAGCAGGCGGTCGCGGCCGTGCGGGCGCGCAACGGCGAGCTCACCAAGCCCGCCGGCAGCCTCGGGCGGCTGGAATGGCTGGTGGAATGGCTCGCCGCCTGGCAGGCGAAGGAGAAGCCCGTCATCGCCCGCCCCCTCGTCGCCGTCTTTGCCGGGAGCCACGGCGTCACCGCGCAGGGTGTCTCGGCCTTTCCCGATGCGGTGAACCAGCAGATGCTGGGCAATTTCGCCAATGGCGGCGCCGCCATCAACCAGATCTGCGCGGCCTACGGGCTCGGCTTCAAGGTCTTCGACCTCGCGGTCGACATGCCCACCCGGGATATCACCCGTGAGCCCGCCATGGGCGACAAGGATGCGGTGGCGACCATGGCCTTCGGCATGGAGGCGATCGCCGGCGGTACGGATCTGCTCGGCATCGGCGAGATGGGGATCGGCAACACCACCATCGCGGCGGCGATCTTCACCGCGCTCTATGGCGGCGAGGCGGCGCATTGGGTGGGGCGCGGCACCGGCGTCGATGATGCCGGGCTTGAACGCAAGGTCGCGGCGGTGGAGGCGGCGATCGCGCTGCATCGCGATCATCTCGATGATCCGCTCGCGGTTCTCGCGCGTCTGGGCGGGCGCGAGATCGCGGCCATGGCCGGGGCGATCCTGGCTGCACGCAGCGAACGCGTGCCGGTGGTGGTCGATGGCTATGTCGCGACGGCGGCGGCGGCGATCCTGCACGCGATCGATCCGCGCGCCCTCGATCACTGCGTCTTCGGTCATCTCTCGGCGGAGGGCGCCCATCGCGACGTGCTCGAACGTCTGGGCAAGGTGCCGCTGCTCGCCCTCGACATGCGCCTGGGCGAAGGCTCGGGCGCGGCCATGGCGATGGGGCTGATCAAGGCCGCGGCCCATTGCCATGCCGGCATGGCGACATTCGCGGAAGCGGCGGTGGCGCAGAAACTGGACTGA